The Polyangiaceae bacterium genome includes a region encoding these proteins:
- a CDS encoding radical SAM protein gives MRHARLMLFPESPVHGFVGTARGLAEPNPVPDVAALDPAVERVTFAGGSPLAHPAFWELATDSRLTNKILGVETPAAAVAEAGVLLRLKEAGIAELFVVTRGTDDLSVALESGLRVYVVLVAERRGLRALLSTADTLCGRAPRPHGLLVALARPRALAPEARARLLPPGAAAELSARVFDRARRAGMEYGFFDPRGVSPCQSGGALDAFGTVFHQRFRLLARQEEALVRVPACDGCSLADACGGLEPDVVETFGSAARPVPLETSMGWKLRPIHSLDRVDYKNASPFQTPGGRAPRTLLRVNGHCNMSCSFCFVDRTVPDFATAELSRTIEQMYRQGGRHLVLSGGEPTLHPDLPELLALGKRLGFDTIEIQTNGVRAADEAYARSLVQAGLTRATMSLHSVRAEESDRVTRLPGGFDKTVRAIDNFRALGISTQIAHVITKANYRELPQTVRWLAERFPESGGHLSLCLAIAQGISDLVYTWVVPTFTEIEPFVRAALDDCLEQGVGFGGMIGQGGYPPCMLRGDLRYYRAVLDQVFLSEDFADQFYKAERCTACSFEPYCVGVRRSYVETHGDAELRPFRADVSELSRLKPVPASLVQLRTKDDLTRVAKEGTSAGS, from the coding sequence ATGCGGCACGCGCGGCTCATGTTGTTTCCGGAGTCTCCCGTGCATGGGTTTGTCGGGACGGCGCGGGGCCTCGCGGAGCCCAATCCCGTCCCGGACGTCGCCGCCCTGGATCCCGCGGTCGAGCGCGTGACCTTCGCGGGCGGCTCCCCCCTGGCGCACCCCGCGTTCTGGGAGCTCGCGACGGACTCGCGGCTCACCAACAAAATTCTGGGAGTCGAAACACCCGCCGCTGCGGTCGCGGAAGCGGGCGTCCTCTTGCGGCTGAAAGAAGCGGGCATCGCGGAGCTGTTCGTCGTTACGCGCGGAACCGACGACCTGTCCGTCGCGCTCGAAAGTGGGCTTCGCGTGTACGTGGTGCTCGTCGCCGAGCGGCGCGGTCTGCGCGCGCTGCTCTCCACGGCGGACACACTGTGCGGCAGGGCCCCGCGCCCGCACGGCCTGCTCGTCGCGTTGGCACGCCCGCGGGCGCTCGCGCCCGAGGCGCGCGCACGACTGTTGCCGCCCGGTGCGGCGGCGGAGCTCTCCGCCCGGGTGTTCGACCGGGCGCGGCGCGCCGGCATGGAATACGGCTTCTTCGACCCGCGGGGCGTCTCGCCCTGTCAGTCGGGCGGCGCGCTGGACGCCTTCGGCACCGTGTTCCACCAACGCTTTCGGCTGCTCGCGCGCCAAGAAGAAGCGCTGGTGCGCGTGCCGGCGTGTGACGGCTGCTCCCTCGCGGACGCCTGCGGCGGTCTCGAACCGGACGTCGTGGAAACCTTCGGCAGCGCGGCGCGGCCCGTCCCCCTCGAGACCAGCATGGGTTGGAAGCTGCGGCCCATCCACTCGCTCGATCGCGTCGACTACAAGAACGCCTCGCCCTTCCAAACCCCGGGTGGCCGCGCGCCGCGCACGCTGCTCCGGGTGAACGGGCACTGCAACATGAGCTGTTCGTTCTGCTTCGTCGACCGCACCGTGCCCGACTTCGCGACCGCGGAGCTGAGCCGCACCATCGAGCAGATGTACCGGCAGGGTGGGCGCCACCTGGTGCTCTCCGGCGGTGAGCCGACGTTGCATCCGGATCTCCCGGAGCTCTTGGCGCTCGGCAAGCGGCTGGGCTTCGACACCATCGAGATCCAGACCAACGGCGTGCGGGCCGCCGACGAAGCCTACGCGCGGAGCCTGGTGCAGGCAGGCCTCACGCGCGCCACGATGTCGCTTCACAGCGTGCGGGCCGAGGAGTCGGATCGGGTCACGCGCCTCCCCGGCGGCTTCGACAAGACCGTTCGCGCCATCGACAACTTTCGCGCCCTGGGCATCAGCACGCAGATCGCCCACGTGATCACCAAGGCGAACTACCGCGAGCTGCCGCAAACGGTGCGTTGGCTCGCGGAGCGGTTCCCCGAGTCGGGCGGGCACCTTTCTCTGTGCCTGGCCATCGCCCAGGGCATCAGCGATCTGGTGTACACCTGGGTGGTTCCGACCTTCACGGAAATAGAGCCGTTCGTGCGTGCGGCGCTCGACGACTGCCTGGAGCAGGGCGTCGGCTTCGGTGGGATGATCGGCCAAGGCGGCTATCCACCGTGCATGTTGCGGGGGGACTTGCGTTACTACCGGGCCGTGCTCGACCAAGTCTTCTTGAGCGAGGACTTCGCCGACCAGTTCTACAAGGCGGAGCGCTGCACCGCGTGCAGCTTCGAGCCCTATTGCGTCGGCGTTCGCAGATCCTACGTGGAGACCCACGGTGACGCGGAGCTGCGGCCTTTCCGCGCCGACGTGTCGGAGCTTTCGAGGCTGAAGCCGGTTCCGGCGTCGTTGGTGCAGCTTCGGACCAAGGATGACTTGACCCGCGTCGCAAAAGAGGGGACTTCTGCGGGCTCCTGA
- a CDS encoding STAS/SEC14 domain-containing protein, which translates to MARDIENDFAKLEWLDDGLIRITRTSKALESMADMTAAWDDICRGLLFVDRARVRMLIDTSAAPGRNDPAFERAFAPIRTELTRGFARCAVVVRMAVSRLQVKRHAATDGADVRVFTDADEALRWLRNGDLTDAAVLK; encoded by the coding sequence ATGGCGCGAGACATCGAGAACGATTTCGCGAAGCTGGAATGGCTCGACGACGGCCTCATCCGCATCACGCGGACGTCCAAGGCGCTGGAATCCATGGCGGACATGACGGCCGCCTGGGACGACATCTGTCGTGGCCTCCTGTTCGTGGACCGCGCTCGCGTCCGCATGCTGATCGACACCAGCGCGGCGCCAGGTCGCAACGATCCCGCCTTCGAGCGGGCCTTCGCCCCGATTCGCACGGAGCTGACTCGCGGTTTTGCGCGCTGCGCCGTAGTGGTCCGCATGGCCGTGAGCCGGCTTCAGGTCAAGCGCCATGCGGCCACGGACGGGGCCGACGTGCGCGTCTTCACCGACGCCGACGAAGCCCTGCGCTGGCTGCGAAACGGCGACCTGACGGACGCCGCTGTCCTCAAATAG
- the xth gene encoding exodeoxyribonuclease III, whose translation MRVLSWNVNGIRACSKKGLGAFLSRSRASIVGLQEVRAFPEQVPEEIRKSRWHQHYAPAERPGYSGVALLSRYEPEPVQLGLAPRFQREGRAVAARYGRLVVCSAYFPKGDGPNRDLSRIPYKLAFYRALLKELSRHFDEPMLVMGDFNTAREDIDLARPRENVKNSGFRPEERRTLEQWFRAGWVDTFRAHCPEGGHYTWWSQRPGVREKNVGWRIDYVLANPAAMRFVTNAFTLPHVRGSDHCPVGVDLSSKLDLRTPRRR comes from the coding sequence ATGCGCGTCCTCTCGTGGAACGTGAACGGCATTCGCGCCTGCAGCAAGAAGGGGCTGGGCGCATTTCTGTCCCGATCGCGCGCCAGCATCGTGGGGCTCCAAGAGGTGCGCGCCTTTCCCGAGCAGGTGCCAGAGGAGATCCGCAAGAGCCGCTGGCATCAGCATTACGCGCCCGCGGAGCGCCCGGGCTACAGCGGCGTGGCGTTGCTCTCGCGCTACGAGCCGGAGCCCGTGCAGCTGGGCCTGGCTCCGCGCTTCCAGCGGGAAGGCCGCGCTGTCGCCGCCCGCTATGGAAGGCTGGTGGTGTGCTCGGCGTATTTCCCAAAGGGCGACGGCCCCAACCGGGATCTCAGTCGCATTCCCTACAAGCTCGCGTTCTACCGCGCGCTCCTCAAAGAGCTGTCGCGCCACTTCGACGAGCCGATGCTGGTGATGGGGGACTTCAACACCGCGCGGGAGGACATCGATCTGGCCCGCCCGCGTGAGAACGTGAAGAACAGCGGCTTCCGCCCGGAAGAACGGCGCACGCTGGAGCAGTGGTTCCGCGCGGGTTGGGTGGACACCTTTCGCGCTCACTGCCCGGAAGGCGGCCACTACACGTGGTGGAGCCAGCGCCCCGGCGTGCGCGAGAAGAACGTGGGCTGGCGCATCGACTACGTGCTCGCCAACCCCGCCGCGATGCGCTTCGTGACGAACGCTTTCACGCTGCCCCACGTGCGCGGCAGCGACCACTGTCCGGTTGGCGTGGACCTGAGCTCGAAGCTGGACCTCAGAACTCCACGCCGCCGGTGA